The following DNA comes from Fervidibacillus albus.
CCCTTTTGTAACGTCAAAATAATCGGTTCCATATCATTTTCATTTGATTCCGGAACGAGCCATTGAATTTTGTACCCCATATCTTCATCAATATATTCCGTTTGATCTTCTTCACCATAGATGACCTTTTGTTCACTTTCCTTTTCGTCGAAAAACTCCTGTGGTGTACAGCCGAGCACTTCCAAAATGGAAAAAAACGTTTCAATCGATGGCGAACTTAAATCCCTTTCAATTTGCGAAATATAGCCTTTGCTCAAATCTGTTCGTTCCCCAAGTTCTTCCTGCGTTAAGCCCTTTGTTAATCGTAAATTTTTTATTTTTTTTCCGATTCGCATAAAAATGATACCCCATTTTTCGTTTACTATTTATAAACTTTCAATAAAAGAAGTTTACTAATTTTAAACTCAAAGTTTACTTTTACGTCAGTACAGTTTTTTATTATACGTTTTTTTTGGAAGAATGCAAGATGTTTTTCCACATTTTTATGGAGAACCTCCTATTTTTTTGAGATATTTCTCCTTGTTAAATAGACCCCTATTTTACTTAGGAAAATCCCATAAAAAAAAGCCCCTTGTAAAAGGAGCACTTTAAATTTAATTCAGAAGTTCGTTATATTTTAAATTGGGAAATAACTTTCCTTAATTTTTTCGCTTCCTCTTCCAACTCAACGGCGCTATCTCGAATCTGATCCATCGATGCGGTCGTTTGATGAACGGTTGCTGTCGTTTCTTCTACCCCTGCTGCAGATTGTTCGGATACGGAGGCGATTGTCTCGATCGAACCACTGATCGGCTGGGATTGATCAATTACATCGTACAAAGTTTGACTCATTTTCTCAACATGGTTTCCGACCTGTTCAATAATTTGATGCATTTCATCAAAGGTCGTTCCAGTTGTATGAATTTGTTCGGAACCAGCTTCAACCAATTGATATCCTTCATCTAACGAATGCAATACTTTATTCGATTCTTCCTTAACATCTTTCAAGATATCATTAATATTCATCGCAGAATGATTCACTTGTTCTGCCAATTTCCGAACTTCTTCTGCAACTACGGTGAATCCTCTTCCGTGTTCACCTGCTCTCGCTGCCTCGATGGAAGCATTAAGGGCAAG
Coding sequences within:
- a CDS encoding helix-turn-helix domain-containing protein produces the protein MRIGKKIKNLRLTKGLTQEELGERTDLSKGYISQIERDLSSPSIETFFSILEVLGCTPQEFFDEKESEQKVIYGEEDQTEYIDEDMGYKIQWLVPESNENDMEPIILTLQKGGEFKQFEPSLSETFAYVSKGRVMVRLGRKTYIAKQGESIYFHASEEHQIINDFDGVSELLLVATESYL